A window from Neodiprion fabricii isolate iyNeoFabr1 chromosome 2, iyNeoFabr1.1, whole genome shotgun sequence encodes these proteins:
- the LOC124175863 gene encoding fatty acid synthase-like yields MDPMCRILLETAYEAIVDAGVNPRQLRGTNTGVFIGACISETEKTFFYERRQVNGFGISGCSRAMLANRISFWLGCTGPSYSVDTACSSSLFALDHAYTAIRNGQCEAALVGGAHLCLHPYVALQFARLGVLSPDGRCKSFDADADGYCRSEAIPMILLQRAKDARRIYANVVHTKVNCDGFKEQGITFPSSIMQSTLLQQCYEECGVPPSSVAYAEAHGTGTAVGDPEEVNAIERVFCPGRTTPLRIGSVKTNLGHSEPASGLCSIAKVLIAMERGCIPPNLHYKRPRVGVKALEEGRIQVITNLTPWDGGYVGVNSFGFGGANAHVLLKSNTKEKINGGIPGDDLPRLVVVSGRNEEAVATMLNDLESRPVDVEYISLFHNIYAEEITGHLHRGYTILPPRGLPENEVRHAQSYPGAKRPIWFVFSGMGSQWAGMGEALLKIPVFTKAIQKCDAVLKIHGVDIIDILTNKNPKTFDNILNCFVGIAAVQIGLVDVLASVGIVPDNIIGHSLGELSCAYADGCFTAEEMILVAHIRGVVSLETELIHGSMAAVGLGYNELKHLCPPDIEIACHNGPKSSTISGPTKPVGRFVAELQAKNIFAKEVPCANIAYHSRYIAAAAPKFLACLQKVVPKSKPRSPKWLSTSVPRKDWGSSSAQLCSPEYHTNNLLNPVLFEETSQLIPHNAITIEIAPHGLLQAILRRSLHENVSNIPLTKRGHENNVEYLLQGIGKMYEVGLHPQLTNLYPKVDFPVSRGTPMISPLVRWEHSEDWYVTSYSKQEKVVSGERIVQMSVTDVNFEWMAGHVIDRRNLLPATGYLELIWETVGLMQGKLCTEVSVVFEDVRFHRATTLPKDGSVELTLMIHKGSGRFEIIEGGTAVVSGLIRVISNASQERLIVSDNILLNNDEDEDLCLTARDIYKEFRLRGYQYTGLFRGLKAATVNGTKGRIEWQNNWVTFMDNMLQMQILGMDTRRLLVPTRIEKLVIDTKAHSNELRSMPDEDKAFTVRVHRDLDIIVSGGVEIRGLKASAITRRRPAGVPVLEKFKFVAHRDRSETSLSVITRAATDIALENHSDNNIKTLEVIREGDDARLENLTSPLIYEILSNLPLLIANVSVIAPGDKISRDALPSHIQITDSNKLSGESGALLVVSHGIFVSEDIELLKQIQAVMSDAGFLLAREPLNVDSGIVSTMSNRDFDVVMEKRTGTEIVILFRKIAKLPPIYAVISISNKKFSWLFPLQTAMKKISENRQSLSGRILLVSEGDYKSGLMGLVNCLRKEPGGEAVQGLLIQDLRAPKFSLESPFYSEQLKLGLTLNVLRPGKLWGSYRFFHMDPPTLQPVYHTQLCQLTRGDLSATKWMEGRIQPNVGKRNTIKVHYASINFRDIMLLTGKLAPQINVKSRVSGGNMFGCEYSGRDENGRAVMGMVENGSFSNLCVSDKELLWPVPDGWTLEDAATVPVVYGTVYYALFMCGNMKKGDKVLIHAGSGGVGQAAITLALHEGCEVFTTVGTQQKRDFIKKQFAEIDDDHIGNSRDTSFEQLILWKTQGRGVDIVLNSLAEEKLQASVRCLASRGRFLEIGKFDLDANNSLGMGHFSKEISFQAVLLDALFSETSERKSRLAKILAQGIKSGAVKPLNRTVFEMNEAEAAFRYMAAGKHIGKVILKIRDEPETRKSPLPLALPRYSCVEERSYLILGGLGGFGLELADWLVLRGARKLVLTSRIGISNGYQRSRMNIWKSYGVKVLIVIGKDASTHEGCEAVLKAAVSLGPVDGIFNLAVVLKDGMIENQTVESFEESFRVKAWATKQLDKLSRTMCPHLRQFVVFSSVSCGRGNLGQTNYGMANSVMERICETRATENLPGLAVQWGAVGDVGLIAEMQQDGKEIVIGGTLQQGILSCLNELDGFLQQESPVVSSMVVAEKTSGSGGALNILDAVINIMGSQDSEYSHAIDGTRDGLDDGG; encoded by the exons ATGGATCCAATGTGCAGAATCCTTCTGGAGACGGCATACGAAGCGATTGTTGATGCTGGAGTGAATCCCCGACAGCTTCGGGGAACTAACACTGGCGTATTCATCGGTGCCTGCATCTCCGAGACAGAAAAAACTTTCTTTTACGAAAGACGTCAG GTAAATGGATTTGGCATCTCAGGCTGCAGTCGCGCTATGTTAGCCAACCGCATTTCGTTCTGGCTTGGATGCACTGGTCCCAGTTACTCCGTGGACACGGCTTGCAGTTCCAGCTTGTTTGCCCTAGACCACGCATACACAGCTATCAGGAATGGACAGTGTGAAGCTGCCCTCGTCGGTGGAGCTCATCTGTGTCTGCATCCATACGTGGCGCTGCAGTTCGCCCGACTAG GTGTACTCTCCCCTGACGGACGCTGCAAGTCGTTCGACGCCGATGCGGACGGCTACTGCCGAAGCGAGGCAATACCTATGATTCTGCTCCAGAGGGCCAAAGATGCCAGACGTATCTATGCCAACGTTGTGCACACGAAGGTGAACTGTGACGGCTTCAAAGAGCAGGGCATTACCTTTCCTTCTAGCATCATGCAGAGCACTTTATTGCAACAGTGCTACGAAGAATGCGGAGTTCCCCCTTCGAGTGTCGCTTATGCCGAAGCACACGGCACTGGAACTGCGGTCGGCGATCCTGAAGAAGTGAACGCTATCGAACGAGTGTTTTGCCCGGGTCGAACCACTCCCTTAAGGATTGGTTCTGTGAAGACGAACTTGGGCCATTCGGAACCAGCGAGTGGCCTTTGCTCAATTGCAAAG GTTCTAATAGCAATGGAGAGGGGGTGCATACCGCCAAATCTGCATTACAAACGCCCTCGTGTAGGAGTCAAAGCACTGGAGGAAGGTCGTATCCAGGTTATTACCAATCTTACACCATGGGACGGTGGTTACGTTGGTGTGAACTCCTTTGGGTTCGGTGGAGCAAACGCACATGTTTTGTTGAAGTCGAACACGAAGGAGAAAATCAATGGTGGAATACCGGGAGACGATTTGCCGAGACTCGTTGTCGTATCGGGGCGAAATGAGGAAGCAGTAGCTACTATGCTAAATGAC CTTGAAAGCAGACCGGTTGACGTGGAATACATCAGTCTCTTCCACAACATATACGCGGAAGAGATCACAGGACATTTGCATCGCGGATACACAATCTTGCCACCCAGAGGCTTGCCGGAAAACGAAGTTCGGCATGCACAGTCCTATCCCGGCGCAAAGCGGCCAATATGGTTCGTGTTTTCAGGAATGGGATCGCAATGGGCTGGGATGG GAGAAGCTCTATTGAAAATTCCCGTATTTACTAAGGCCATCCAGAAATGCGACGCAGTTCTCAAAATTCATGGTGTGGATATTATTGACATTCTGACGAACAAAAATCCGAAAACATTCGATAACATTTTGAATTGTTTCGTCGGTATTGCTGCTGTTCAG ATTGGACTGGTAGACGTACTGGCATCCGTAGGAATCGTCCCAGACAACATCATCGGACATTCATTGGGAGAGTTGAGTTGCGCATACGCTGATGGTTGTTTTACAGCAGAGGAGATGATCTTAGTAGCTCACATTCGAGGCGTAGTCTCGCTCGAAACTGAACTGATCCATGGATCCATGGCAGCCGTCGGACTTGGATACAACGAGTTGAAACACCTCTGTCCACCCGACATAGAAATAGCTTGTCACAATGGTCCCAAAAGCTCAACGATCAGCGGACCAACCAAACCGGTGGGAAGATTTGTAGCGGAACTACAA GCAAAGAACATTTTCGCAAAAGAAGTACCCTGTGCTAATATTGCCTACCATAGTCGCTACATCGCAGCGGCAGCTCCAAAGTTTTTGGCTTGTTTGCAAAAGGTGGTTCCGAAATCGAAGCCGCGAAGTCCAAAGTGGCTGAGTACTTCTGTGCCACGTAAAGATTGGGGAAGTAGTTCGGCCCAGTTGTGCTCGCCAGAATACCACACGAACAATCTTTTGAACCCAGTTCTGTTCGAGGAAACGTCTCAACTCATACCGCATAACGCTATAACCATTGAAATTGCACCACACGGCCTACTGCAAGCTATTTTGCGGAGGTCGCTACATGAGAACGTTAGTAACATTCCGCTGACGAAACGCGGTCACGAAAATAACGTGGAATATTTACTGCAAGGTATCGGAAAGATGTACGAAGTTGGCCTGCATCCACAATTAACTAACTTGTACCCGAAGGTAGATTTCCCGGTGAGCCGTGGTACGCCGATGATTTCGCCACTGGTTCGTTGGGAACATTCGGAGGATTGGTATGTCACCAGTTATAGTAAGCAGGAGAAGGTCGTCTCTGGAGAAAGAATCGTTCAAATGTCGGTCACTGACGTCAACTTCGAATGGATGGCAGGCCACGTGATTGACAGGAGAAACTTACTGCCTGCAACTGGCTATTTGGAATTAATTTGGGAGACTGTCGGGCTAATGCAGGGCAAACTCTGCACCGAAGTTTCGGTCGTCTTTGAAGATGTTCGGTTTCACCGCGCAACCACGCTTCCAAAAGATGGTAGCGTCGAGCTAACGCTAATGATTCATAAAG GATCGGGAAGGTTCGAGATCATCGAGGGCGGCACTGCCGTAGTGTCAGGGTTGATCCGTGTCATTTCAAATGCAAGTCAGGAGCGACTCATTGTTAGTGACAACATACTACTCAATAATGATGAGGACGAAGATTTGTGCTTGACGGCCAGAGATATATACAAAGAGTTTCGTCTCAGAGGCTATCAATATACCGGATTGTTCCGCGGGCTTAAGGCAGCGACGGTAAACGGAACCAAGGGGCGAATAGAGTGGCAAAACAATTGGGTTACTTTCATGGACAATATGCTACAGATGCAGATACTCGGAATGGACACTCGAAGACTACTTGTTCCAACGAGAATCGAGAAACTGGTAATTGACACCAAGGCGCATTCGAATGAGTTGCGCTCAATGCCTGACGAGGATAAAG cTTTTACTGTACGTGTCCATAGAGACTTGGACATTATTGTGTCTGGCGGAGTAGAAATACGAGGCTTGAAGGCAAGTGCGATTACTCGTCGTAGACCTGCTGGCGTACCCGTtctcgaaaaattcaaatttgtagCACATCGGGATCGGTCTGAAACGTCGCTGAGTGTAATAACTCGAGCTGCGACGGACATTGCTCTCGAAAATCACTCGGATAACAACATAAAGACACTCGAAGTGATCCGTGAAGGCGACGATGCTCGTCTGGAGAACTTAACATCACCTTTGATCTATGAAATTCTGAGTAACTTACCATTGCTCATAGCGAATGTGAGCGTCATAGCCCCCGGCGATAAAATCAGCAGGGATGCGTTGCCTTCCCATATTCAAATCACTGATTCAAACAAGTTATCCGGGGAGTCTGGTGCCTTGCTTGTAGTCAGCCATGGTATTTTTGTCAGTGAAGACATCGAATTGTTAAAACAAATACAAGCCGTCATGTCAGACGCTGGTTTCTTGCTGGCAAGAGAACCGCTGAATGTAGACAGCGGTATTGTCAGCACGATGAGCAATAGAGACTTCGACGTTGTTATGGAGAAGAGAACAGGTACAGAAATAGTCATTCTATTCCGTAAGATAGCAAAACTGCCTCCGATATACGCAGTCATTAGTATAAGCAACAAGAAATTCTCGTGGCTTTTCCCTTTGCAAACTGCAATGAAGAAGATCAGTGAAAATAGGCAAAGCTTAAGTGGTCGAATACTTCTTGTGAGCGAAGGAGATTACAAGAGTGGTCTAATGGGCCTGGTGAACTGTCTGCGAAAGGAACCAGGTGGTGAAGCTGTACAGGGATTGTTGATTCAAGACTTGCGGGCTCCGAAATTCTCCCTAGAAAGCCCATTCTACTCTGAGCAGCTGAAACTGGGATTGACATTGAACGTTTTACGTCCTGGCAAGCTGTGGGGATCCTATCGGTTTTTCCACATGGATCCTCCGACATTGCAGCCTGTTTATCACACTCAGCTATGTCAGCTGACACGCGGTGACTTGAGTGCAACGAAATGGATGGAAGGCAGGATTCAGCCGAACGTCGGAAAGCGGAATACAATTAAGGTGCACTATGCATCGATCAACTTCCGTGACATTATGTTACTCACGGGTAAACTAGCGCCTCAGATTAACGTGAAATCAAGAGTATCGGGAGGAAATATGTTCGGGTGTGAATATTCCGGAAGAGATGAAAATGGGCGCGCTGTTATGGGAATGGTTGAAAATGGATCCTTTTCAAACCTGTGCGTCAGCGACAAAGAACTTCTATGGCCTGTGCCTGACGGATGGACGTTAGAAGATGCGGCGACGGTTCCGGTCGTGTACGGAACAGTTTACTACGCACTGTTTATGTGCGGTAACATGAAGAAAGGTGACAAAGTTTTAATACATGCCGGGAGTGGAGGCGTTGGTCAAGCGGCCATAACATTGGCACTCCACGAGGGTTGCGAAGTATTTACGACTGTAGGAACGCAGCAAAAGCGAGATTTCATTAAGAAGCAATTTGCGGAGATCGATGACGATCACATTGGCAACTCTCGAGACACAAGCTTCGAGCAGCTTATTCTGTGGAAAACGCAAGGGCGAGGAGTGGACATTGTGCTGAATTCCTTAGCGGAGGAAAAGCTCCAGGCTTCGGTCCGTTGCTTGGCTTCACGTGGGAGATTTCTAGAGATCGGCAAATTCGATCTTGATGCCAATAACTCCCTAGGAATGGGGCACTTTTCGAAGGAAATCAGTTTCCAAGCAGTTCTATTGGACGCTCTGTTCTCCGAGACGTCTGAACGAAAGTCAAGGCTTGCGAAAATTCTTGCACAAGGCATAAAGAGTGGGGCAGTTAAACCGCTCAATAGAACTGTGTTTGAAATGAACGAGGCCGAAGCAGCATTTAGATACATGGCAGCTGGAAAGCACATTGGCAAG GTCATTCTCAAAATTCGTGACGAGCCTGAAACACGCAAATCTCCATTACCTCTTGCATTACCTCGTTACTCTTGCGTAGAAGAACGCAGCTATCTCATTCTCGGTGGTTTGGGCGGATTTGGACTCGAGCTTGCTGATTGGCTCGTACTTCGAGGAGCCAGGAAACTGGTTCTTACATCTCGGATAGGAATAAGTAACGGATATCAGCGCTCACGTATGAACATTTGGAAAAGCTACGGTGTGAAGGTTCTCATTGTTATTGGGAAAGACGCGTCTACTCACGAGGGTTGCGAAGCCGTTCTGAAAGCAGCCGTGTCCCTCGGTCCGGTAGATGGGATATTCAATTTGGCCGTAGTGCTGAAAGATGGGATGATCGAGAATCAGACAGTAGAATCGTTTGAGGAGTCATTCAGAGTCAAGGCTTGGGCCACTAAACAGTTGGACAAACTCTCCAGGACGATGTGTCCTCATCTCAGACAATTTGTCGTGTTTTCGTCAGTGTCTTGTGGCAGAGGCAACCTGGGGCAAACGAATTATGGTATGGCTAACTCCGTCATGGAAAGAATATGCGAAACTCGCGCCACGGAAAATCTACCTGGCTTAGCCGTTCAATGGGGGGCTGTTGGCGATGTCGGACTAATCGCCGAGATGCAACAAGACGGCAAGGAAATTGTTATTGGCGGTACTTTGCAACAGGGAATATTATCGTGTCTCAATGAACTCGACGGTTTTCTGCAGCAGGAATCACCGGTTGTGTCAAGCATGGTTGTTGCGGAAAAAACTTCGGGCAGTGGTGGTGCTCTGAATATTCTCGACGCAGTGATAAATATAATGG GATCTCAAGACTCTGAGTATTCACACGCCATTGACGGAACTAGGGATGGACTCGATGATGGTGgttga